A window of the Buchnera aphidicola (Aphis glycines) genome harbors these coding sequences:
- the fdx gene encoding ISC system 2Fe-2S type ferredoxin, with protein MPKIFFLPHKFILPKGAICICKKGETILNVALLNNIKLEHACEKSCACSTCHCIIRKGFLSLSGWTEKEEDVLDKAWGLESTSRLSCQAIIGDSDIEVEIPLYNANHVSDN; from the coding sequence ATGCCTAAAATTTTTTTCCTACCGCATAAATTTATATTACCTAAAGGTGCTATTTGTATTTGTAAAAAAGGCGAAACTATCTTAAATGTTGCATTATTAAACAATATTAAGTTAGAACATGCATGTGAAAAATCATGTGCTTGTAGTACTTGCCATTGTATTATACGAAAAGGTTTTCTTTCTCTTTCGGGATGGACTGAAAAAGAAGAAGATGTCCTAGATAAAGCATGGGGACTCGAATCCACAAGTCGATTAAGTTGTCAAGCTATCATCGGAGATAGCGACATAGAAGTAGAAATTCCTTTATATAATGCTAATCATGTTTCTGATAACTAA